In Penicillium oxalicum strain HP7-1 chromosome I, whole genome shotgun sequence, a single window of DNA contains:
- a CDS encoding Aromatic amino acid aminotransferase encodes MSPPAPIDVDLVGVTDTSSVPVPDPLTVNGISSWREKMTKMPTGVAAACSSDMFKSPACYTKPKAKSFDHLLSLEAKSRQASTLKNAARYLKNPGIISLGGGLPSPEYFPFESIGIKVPNPPGFSPEATQKSGSVVHAGKHDIRDGKSLYDLEIALNYGQATGSAQLLRFATEHTEIIHNPPYSDWQCTMTSGSTYAWDTALRVLTERGDYILMEEYTFASAAETAFPLGIKTVGVPIDEQGLIPEAMDDILSSWNEEARGARKPHVLYTIPTGQNPTGATQSAERRRAVYKVAQKHDIYIVEDEPYYFLQMQPYVGQGAPPPPPPANHDEFIKSLVPSFLSLDVDGRVCRLESFSKVIAPGTRVGWIVASEQMVERFVRTFEVSSQNPSGISQVVLYKLLDEHWGHAGYLDWLIHLRLEYTSRRDALLHSCEKHLPTEIAHWVPPAAGMFHWIEIDWKKHPGVAAGKTREAIEEEIFLNAVDNQVLLSCGSWFKADRSAVMEKMFFRATYAAASSEKIDEAIARFAKCLREQFGL; translated from the exons ATGAGCCCTCCTGCACCGATTGATGTCGACCTGGTCGGGGTCACAGATACCTCTTCTGTACCGGTTCCAGACCCGTTGACGGTCAATGGAATTTCAAGCTGGCGcgagaagatgacgaagatgccCACGGGGGTCGCTGCGGCCTGCAGCAGTGACATGTTCAAAAGCCCG GCTTGCTATACCAAACCAAAGGCTAAAAGCTTTGATC ATCTTTTGTCACTTGAAGCCAAGTCCCGTCAG GCCTCGACTCTGAAGAACGCGGCTCGTTACCTCAAGAACCCAG GGATCATCTCTCTTGGAGGCGGTCTTCCCTCTCCGGAATACTTTCCCTTCGAATCGATTGGCATCAAAGTCCCGAATCCACCAGGATTTTCCCCAGAAGCCACACAGAAGTCTGGCTCCGTTGTGCATGCCGGAAAGCACGATATCAGAGACGGTAAAAGTCTCTACG ACTTGGAAATTGCACTCAATTATGGTCAGGCTACAGGATCAGCTCAGCTATTGAGGTTTGCCACAGAGCACACCGAG ATTATCCACAATCCTCCATACTCCGACTGGCAGTGTACCATGACTTCTGGTAGCACATATGCGTGGGACACGGCACTTCGTGTTCTGACCGAACGTGGTGATTACATTCTTATGGAGGAGTATACTTTTGCTAGCGCCGCCGAGACCGCTTTCCCTCTCGGCATCAAGACCGTGGGAGTCCCTATCGACGAGCAGGGTCTCATACCCGAAGCGATGGATGATATTCTGAGTAGCTGGAACGAGGAAGCCCGCGGAGCTCGCAAGCCTCATGTCCTGTACACAATCCCCACCGGTCAAAATCCGACCGGTGCTACTCAGTCTGCTGAGCGCCGCCGGGCCGTATACAAGGTTGCCCAGAAGCACGACATCTACATTGTCGAGGATGAGCCATATTATTTCTTACAGATGCAGCCTTATGTCGGCCAAggtgctcctcctccaccacccccggCCAACCACGATGAGTTCATCAAGTCTCTCgttccatctttcttgagTCTGGACGTTGACGGCCGTGTGTGTCGGTTGGAATCCTTCTCCAAGGTCATTGCCCCTGGCACTCGGGTTGGCTGGATTGTTGCCTCCGAGCAGATGGTTGAACGATTTGTTCGTACCTTTGAGGTTTCTTCACAAAACCCCAGCGGTATCTCCCAAGTCGTCCTCTACAAGCTTCTGGATGAGCACTGGGGTCATGCTGGCTATCTGGACTGGCTCATACACCTCCGTCTGGAATATACCAGCCGGCGAGATGCACTGCTTCACTCCTGTGAGAAGCATTTGCCCACTGAAATTGCTCACTGGGTCCCCCCAGCAGCGGGCATGTTC CACTGGATTGAAATTGATTGGAAAAAGCATCCTGGAGTTGCTGCTGGCAAGACACGAGAAGCGATCGAAGAGGAAATCTTCTTGAACGCTGTGGACAACCAAGTCCTTCTGTCGTGCGGCAGTTGGTTCAAGGCCGACCGATCAGCCGTGATGGAAAAGATGTTCTTCCGCGCAACTTATGCCGCGGCTTCATCGGAGAAAATTGATGAAGCTATCGCCCGCTTCGCAAAGTGTCTGCGTGAGCAGTTTGGTCTTTAG